A stretch of the Chitiniphilus purpureus genome encodes the following:
- the feoB gene encoding ferrous iron transport protein B, translating into MKRIALVGMPNTGKSTLFNRLSGGNARVANWPGLTVELAARKVLLGAHMVELVDLPGIHDLSGGAEDERITQQFLAQAPLQGVLMVLNALQLDRQLALALQLKALGFPLVVALNMSDEARRAGVHVDCVGLAAELGCPVLLIAAKHGDGIPALRTALGRLADGAVQLPTAGTPPPAEGQHAEEARLYAAYVTRAATLPPGLTQRLDRWALHPLAGLVLFVTMMFLLFQLTYALGAPLQDGLEQAASWLGEHAVDPLLAPLPAWLAGLLKGGLWDGVVTVLTFAPIIFLFFCLMAVIEDSGYFARAAFLADALMARAGLDGRGFVMLMMGFGCNVPALMGTRVIRDGKARRLAMLAIPFALCTARLQIFLFLAGALFTPAQAPWVLLSLYLISIALALGTALLLRRWFVSAEPFALELPPYRLPLPGQVWRRGWHETRAFLRLASTMIVLGVALVWALTHYPSQEASYAHTLARVFEPVLAPIGIDGLLAIPLLFGFVAKEVVLGALAVLAGQEGEALAAVLTQTLDPVSAYSFMLFTLTYVPCVSAVATLYKESGSLRYAAFAVVWSLGLAWLLCLAFYQGARLIF; encoded by the coding sequence ATGAAGCGCATCGCCCTGGTGGGCATGCCCAATACCGGCAAATCCACGCTGTTCAACCGGCTGAGCGGCGGCAACGCGCGCGTGGCCAACTGGCCCGGTCTGACGGTCGAGCTGGCGGCGCGCAAGGTGCTGCTGGGCGCGCATATGGTCGAGCTGGTCGACCTGCCCGGCATCCACGATCTGAGTGGCGGGGCCGAGGATGAACGGATCACGCAGCAGTTCCTGGCGCAGGCCCCGCTGCAAGGCGTGCTGATGGTGCTCAATGCGCTGCAGCTGGACCGGCAGCTGGCGCTGGCGTTGCAGCTGAAGGCGCTGGGCTTTCCGCTGGTGGTGGCGCTCAACATGAGCGACGAGGCACGGCGCGCCGGCGTTCACGTCGACTGCGTCGGGCTGGCCGCTGAGCTGGGCTGCCCGGTGCTGCTGATCGCGGCCAAGCATGGCGACGGGATACCGGCGCTGCGCACGGCACTGGGGCGGCTGGCCGATGGCGCGGTCCAGCTGCCCACGGCCGGTACCCCACCGCCTGCCGAGGGCCAGCATGCCGAGGAGGCGCGTCTGTACGCAGCCTACGTCACCCGTGCGGCCACGCTGCCACCCGGGCTGACCCAGCGGCTCGACCGTTGGGCGCTGCATCCACTGGCGGGGCTCGTGCTGTTCGTCACGATGATGTTCCTGCTGTTCCAGCTCACCTACGCGCTCGGCGCGCCGTTGCAGGATGGGCTGGAGCAGGCCGCGTCCTGGCTGGGCGAGCACGCCGTGGACCCGCTGCTTGCACCGCTGCCGGCCTGGCTGGCTGGCCTCCTCAAGGGCGGTCTTTGGGACGGGGTGGTCACCGTGCTCACCTTCGCGCCCATCATCTTCCTGTTCTTCTGCCTGATGGCGGTGATCGAGGATTCGGGCTACTTCGCCCGTGCCGCGTTCCTCGCCGACGCGTTGATGGCGCGCGCCGGGCTCGACGGACGTGGCTTCGTGATGCTGATGATGGGATTCGGCTGCAATGTGCCGGCGCTGATGGGCACCCGGGTGATCCGCGATGGCAAGGCGCGCCGGCTCGCCATGCTGGCGATCCCATTCGCCTTGTGCACCGCCCGGCTGCAGATCTTCCTGTTCCTCGCCGGCGCATTGTTCACCCCGGCGCAGGCGCCGTGGGTGTTGCTGTCGCTCTATCTGATCAGCATCGCGCTGGCATTGGGCACCGCCCTGCTGCTGCGCCGCTGGTTCGTCTCGGCCGAACCGTTCGCACTGGAGCTGCCGCCTTACCGGCTGCCGCTGCCGGGCCAGGTATGGCGCCGGGGTTGGCACGAGACTCGGGCATTCCTGCGGTTGGCCAGCACCATGATCGTGCTCGGCGTGGCGCTGGTGTGGGCGTTGACCCACTACCCCAGCCAGGAGGCAAGCTACGCGCATACCCTGGCCAGGGTGTTCGAGCCCGTGCTGGCGCCGATCGGCATCGACGGGCTGCTGGCGATCCCGCTGCTGTTCGGCTTCGTGGCCAAGGAGGTGGTGCTGGGCGCGCTGGCAGTGCTGGCCGGGCAGGAGGGCGAAGCGCTGGCGGCGGTGCTCACGCAGACGCTGGACCCGGTTTCCGCCTACAGCTTCATGCTGTTCACGCTCACCTATGTGCCCTGCGTGTCGGCGGTCGCCACGCTGTACAAAGAGTCGGGCAGCCTGCGCTATGCCGCCTTTGCCGTGGTCTGGTCGCTGGGCCTGGCCTGGCTGCTGTGCCTGGCGTTCTACCAGGGCGCGCGCCTGATCTTCTAG
- a CDS encoding FeoA family protein: MRVLSELVPGRPAVVDDIRCLPELTRRLAALGLRVGRQVVLVRRAWLGGPVQVRVGATEFMLRRAEAAAISVWLPEDRP, translated from the coding sequence ATGCGCGTCCTTTCCGAACTCGTCCCCGGCCGGCCGGCGGTGGTGGACGACATCCGCTGCCTGCCCGAACTGACACGGCGTCTGGCGGCGCTGGGCCTGCGCGTGGGCCGGCAGGTGGTGCTGGTGCGGCGCGCCTGGCTTGGCGGCCCGGTGCAGGTGCGGGTCGGCGCCACCGAATTCATGCTGCGGCGCGCCGAGGCAGCCGCCATCTCGGTCTGGCTGCCGGAGGACCGGCCATGA
- the purD gene encoding phosphoribosylamine--glycine ligase, producing the protein MNILVIGNGGREHALAWKLAQSPRVAKVFVAPGNAGTALDPNLVNVPAASIDEWLALATNEQIAFTVVGPEAPLAQGVVDRFRAAGLKVFGPTRAAAQLEWSKDFAKSFMQRHGIPTAAYQTFSDAGAAHAYVEAAGAPIVIKADGLAAGKGVVVAMTLDEAHAAIDQMLADNKFGDAGARVVIEEFLEGEEASFIVMVDGRHVLPMASSQDHKRLLDGDAGPNTGGMGAYSPAPVVTPEVHARAMREVILPTVAGMAKDGVDYTGFLYAGLMVDAEGGVKVVEFNCRFGDPETQPVMMRLKSDLAALIEAGIDGELDQVEAEWDRRVALGVVLAAANYPDSPRKGDLITGLPGVLEDAHVFHAGTALDADGRPVTAGGRVLCVTALGDSFKLAHKRAYELADTVQFAGMQYRRDIGWRAIARK; encoded by the coding sequence ATGAATATTCTTGTGATTGGTAACGGCGGCCGCGAACACGCGCTGGCGTGGAAGCTGGCGCAGAGTCCGCGCGTCGCCAAGGTGTTCGTCGCACCGGGCAATGCCGGGACCGCGCTCGATCCCAATCTGGTCAACGTGCCGGCCGCGTCCATCGATGAATGGCTGGCGCTGGCCACCAACGAGCAGATCGCCTTCACCGTCGTCGGCCCGGAAGCACCGCTGGCGCAAGGCGTGGTCGACCGTTTCCGCGCTGCCGGCCTCAAGGTGTTCGGCCCCACCCGCGCTGCGGCGCAGCTGGAATGGTCCAAGGATTTCGCCAAGTCCTTCATGCAGCGGCATGGCATCCCCACCGCGGCCTACCAGACCTTCAGCGACGCGGGCGCCGCGCATGCCTATGTCGAGGCGGCGGGCGCGCCCATCGTGATCAAGGCCGACGGCCTTGCCGCCGGCAAGGGCGTGGTGGTGGCGATGACGCTGGACGAAGCGCACGCCGCCATCGATCAGATGCTGGCCGACAACAAGTTCGGTGATGCCGGCGCGCGGGTGGTGATCGAGGAATTCCTCGAAGGCGAGGAAGCGAGCTTCATCGTGATGGTCGACGGCAGGCATGTGCTGCCCATGGCCTCCAGCCAGGACCACAAGCGCCTGCTGGACGGCGATGCCGGCCCCAACACCGGCGGCATGGGTGCCTACAGCCCGGCACCGGTGGTCACGCCCGAGGTGCATGCGCGTGCGATGCGCGAGGTAATCCTGCCCACGGTGGCGGGCATGGCCAAGGATGGGGTGGACTACACGGGCTTTCTGTACGCCGGCCTGATGGTCGATGCCGAAGGCGGCGTCAAGGTGGTGGAATTCAACTGCCGCTTCGGCGATCCGGAAACCCAGCCGGTGATGATGCGGCTCAAGAGCGATCTTGCCGCGCTGATCGAGGCCGGTATCGACGGCGAGCTGGACCAGGTCGAGGCCGAATGGGATCGGCGCGTGGCGCTGGGCGTGGTGCTGGCGGCGGCCAACTATCCGGATAGTCCGCGCAAGGGCGACCTGATCACCGGCCTGCCCGGCGTGCTGGAGGATGCGCATGTATTCCACGCCGGCACCGCGCTGGACGCGGACGGTCGCCCGGTGACCGCAGGCGGGCGGGTGTTGTGCGTCACCGCGCTGGGGGACAGCTTCAAGCTTGCGCACAAGCGCGCCTACGAATTGGCCGACACGGTGCAGTTCGCCGGCATGCAGTACCGCCGCGACATCGGTTGGCGCGCCATCGCCCGCAAGTGA
- the purH gene encoding bifunctional phosphoribosylaminoimidazolecarboxamide formyltransferase/IMP cyclohydrolase, with protein sequence MSKIQRALISVSDKTGVLDFARALAAQGVEILSTGGTAKLLAENGVAVVEVGEYTGFPEMLDGRVKTLHPKIHGGILGRRDLDAHVGTMKEHGIGNIDLVCVNLYPFEATIAKPDCSFEDAIENIDIGGPAMVRSAAKNHAHVAIVTDAADYAGLIDEMQANGGVLSLATRIELAKKAFSHTAAYDGAISNYLTALTAEGGKAAYPQRLNLQFEKVQDMRYGENPHQSAAFYRDLHPAPGSLANYRQHQGKELSYNNIADADAAWEAVKQFEQPACVIVKHANPCGVAVAADSYSAYQLAFATDTTSAFGGIIAFNKPIDVDTVEAVSKQFMEVLIAPGYTEAALALLAKKVNVRVLEVAIETGENKFDLKRVGGGLLVQTPDTHTLTLADLKIVTQIQPTESQLKDLLFAWNVAKFVKSNAIVFAGRGQTLGIGAGQMSRVDSTKIAAIKARNAGLDLRGSAAASDAFFPFRDGVDVIAENGVSAIIQPGGSVRDDEVIAAADEHGIAMVFTGVRHFRH encoded by the coding sequence ATGAGCAAAATCCAGCGTGCGCTGATCAGCGTATCCGACAAGACCGGCGTGCTCGACTTCGCGCGCGCGCTTGCCGCGCAAGGGGTCGAGATCCTTTCGACCGGCGGTACCGCCAAGCTGTTGGCCGAGAACGGCGTGGCCGTGGTCGAGGTGGGCGAGTACACCGGGTTCCCCGAGATGCTCGACGGCCGCGTGAAGACGTTGCACCCCAAGATCCATGGCGGCATCCTCGGCCGGCGTGATCTGGACGCCCACGTCGGCACGATGAAGGAACACGGCATCGGCAACATCGATCTGGTCTGCGTCAACCTGTATCCGTTCGAGGCGACCATCGCCAAGCCCGACTGCAGCTTCGAGGACGCCATCGAGAACATCGACATCGGCGGCCCGGCCATGGTGCGTTCGGCCGCCAAGAACCACGCCCATGTCGCCATCGTCACCGATGCGGCCGACTATGCCGGCCTGATCGACGAAATGCAGGCGAACGGCGGCGTGCTCAGCCTTGCCACCCGTATCGAGCTGGCCAAGAAGGCGTTCAGCCATACCGCCGCCTACGATGGCGCCATCTCCAACTACCTGACCGCACTGACGGCCGAGGGCGGGAAGGCGGCCTATCCGCAGCGCCTCAACCTGCAGTTCGAGAAGGTGCAGGACATGCGCTACGGCGAGAATCCGCACCAGAGCGCCGCGTTCTACCGCGACCTGCATCCCGCCCCGGGCAGCCTTGCCAACTACCGGCAGCACCAGGGCAAGGAACTGAGCTACAACAACATCGCCGACGCCGATGCCGCCTGGGAGGCGGTCAAGCAGTTCGAGCAGCCGGCCTGCGTGATCGTCAAGCATGCCAATCCGTGTGGCGTCGCCGTCGCGGCCGATTCCTACAGCGCCTACCAGCTGGCGTTTGCCACTGACACCACCAGCGCCTTCGGCGGCATCATCGCCTTCAACAAGCCGATCGATGTCGATACTGTCGAAGCCGTATCCAAGCAGTTCATGGAAGTGCTGATCGCCCCGGGCTACACCGAGGCTGCACTGGCACTGCTGGCGAAGAAGGTGAACGTGCGCGTGCTCGAAGTCGCCATCGAGACCGGCGAGAACAAGTTCGATCTGAAGCGCGTTGGCGGCGGCCTGTTGGTGCAGACCCCGGATACCCATACGCTGACACTGGCCGATCTGAAGATCGTGACGCAGATCCAGCCGACCGAGTCCCAACTCAAGGACCTGCTGTTCGCCTGGAACGTGGCCAAGTTCGTCAAATCGAACGCCATCGTGTTTGCTGGCCGCGGTCAGACGCTGGGTATCGGTGCCGGTCAGATGAGCCGGGTGGACAGTACCAAGATCGCTGCGATCAAGGCGCGCAATGCCGGTCTCGATCTGCGCGGCTCGGCGGCGGCATCGGATGCCTTCTTCCCGTTCCGCGACGGCGTGGATGTGATCGCCGAGAACGGCGTTTCCGCCATCATCCAGCCAGGCGGCTCGGTGCGCGACGACGAAGTGATCGCCGCGGCGGACGAGCACGGCATTGCGATGGTGTTCACCGGCGTGCGCCACTTCCGCCATTGA
- a CDS encoding helix-turn-helix domain-containing protein — translation MTEQAERATLREGDPIAEAIVASLEQYFHDLDGEAPCALYDMVLARVEKPLLRLVLARVGGNQTRAAEMLGINRNTLRKKLQGYDLL, via the coding sequence ATGACTGAACAGGCCGAACGCGCCACGCTGCGCGAAGGCGATCCGATCGCGGAGGCCATCGTGGCTTCGCTGGAACAGTATTTCCATGACCTGGACGGCGAAGCGCCGTGCGCGCTGTACGACATGGTGCTGGCACGCGTGGAAAAGCCGCTGCTGCGGCTGGTGCTGGCCCGTGTGGGGGGCAATCAGACACGCGCAGCCGAGATGCTGGGGATCAACCGCAATACGCTGCGCAAGAAGCTGCAGGGCTACGACCTGCTGTAA
- the dusB gene encoding tRNA dihydrouridine synthase DusB, translating into MRIGPYTLPNRLAVAPMAGVTDRLFRQLCRRFGAGYAVSEMISANNALWDNPKTRRRMDHSGEPEPIAVQIAGSDPQQLAEAARLNVRFGAQIIDINMGCPAKKVCNKLAGSALLQNEALVGEILRAVVGAVDVPVTLKTRLGFRNGEENILRVAALAQEAGVAAIAIHGRTREDMYNGHARYGLIREAKRMLSIPVIANGDIVTPQDADAVLKQTGADAIMIGRAAQGRPWLFREIGHFLATGQMLPPPRVDEIRDVLLEHLDALYGFYGEYGGCRIARKHIAWYTKGLPGSNPFRQAMYQLESTTEQKRETRAYFDGLAMQSEYLQYVDPPGDDLHQEQSGDA; encoded by the coding sequence ATGCGCATCGGCCCTTATACCTTGCCCAACCGCCTCGCTGTCGCGCCAATGGCCGGCGTGACCGACCGGCTGTTCCGTCAGCTGTGCCGCCGTTTCGGGGCAGGGTATGCCGTGTCCGAGATGATCAGCGCCAACAATGCCTTGTGGGACAACCCCAAGACCCGGCGCCGGATGGATCACAGTGGCGAGCCCGAACCGATCGCGGTGCAGATCGCCGGTTCCGACCCGCAGCAGTTGGCCGAGGCGGCACGCCTGAACGTGCGTTTCGGTGCGCAGATCATCGATATCAACATGGGCTGTCCGGCCAAGAAGGTATGCAACAAGCTTGCGGGCTCGGCGTTGCTGCAGAATGAGGCGCTGGTCGGCGAGATCCTGCGTGCCGTGGTGGGTGCGGTCGATGTGCCGGTGACGCTCAAGACCCGGCTGGGGTTCCGCAACGGCGAGGAGAACATCCTGCGGGTGGCGGCGCTGGCGCAGGAGGCTGGCGTGGCGGCCATCGCCATCCACGGGCGTACCCGCGAGGACATGTACAACGGCCACGCACGCTACGGCCTGATCCGCGAGGCCAAGCGCATGCTGTCGATCCCGGTGATCGCCAATGGCGACATCGTCACGCCCCAGGATGCCGACGCAGTGCTAAAACAGACCGGCGCGGACGCGATCATGATCGGCCGTGCGGCCCAGGGCCGGCCTTGGCTGTTCCGCGAGATCGGCCATTTCCTGGCGACCGGCCAAATGCTGCCGCCGCCCCGCGTGGACGAGATCCGCGACGTCCTGCTCGAACATCTGGACGCGCTCTATGGCTTCTACGGCGAATACGGCGGCTGCCGCATCGCCCGCAAACACATTGCCTGGTACACCAAGGGGTTGCCGGGCAGCAATCCATTCCGGCAGGCCATGTACCAGCTGGAGAGCACCACCGAGCAAAAGAGGGAGACGCGGGCCTATTTCGATGGGCTGGCGATGCAGAGCGAGTATTTGCAGTATGTCGACCCGCCAGGGGACGATCTGCACCAAGAACAATCGGGGGACGCATGA
- a CDS encoding glutathione S-transferase family protein, with translation MQLVIGNKNYSSWSLRPWLGLKMAGIAFEEILIPLYQEGSKAEMLKYSPTGRVPALLDGELAVWDSLAIAEYIAEKFPDRQLWPQDAAARAVARSVCAEMHSGFQALRTLCSMDIRARRQVGLTPEVAADIERIVAIWTDCRNRFAGGAPFLFGRFSWADAFYAPVVLRFVTYGITVPDDAQRYMETVLALPPVQEWIEAGRAEPWELHF, from the coding sequence ATGCAACTTGTCATCGGCAACAAGAACTATTCCTCCTGGTCGCTGCGGCCCTGGCTTGGTCTCAAGATGGCCGGCATCGCCTTCGAGGAGATCCTGATCCCGCTCTATCAGGAAGGCAGCAAGGCCGAGATGCTGAAGTATTCGCCGACCGGCCGGGTCCCCGCATTGCTGGACGGCGAGCTGGCGGTGTGGGATTCGCTTGCCATCGCCGAGTACATCGCCGAGAAGTTCCCCGACCGGCAACTGTGGCCGCAGGACGCGGCGGCACGCGCGGTGGCGCGCTCGGTCTGCGCCGAGATGCACTCGGGCTTCCAGGCGCTGCGCACGCTGTGCAGCATGGATATCCGGGCGCGTCGGCAGGTCGGGCTCACGCCCGAGGTCGCTGCGGACATCGAGCGCATCGTTGCGATCTGGACCGATTGCAGGAACCGCTTTGCCGGCGGGGCTCCGTTTCTGTTCGGCCGCTTCAGCTGGGCCGATGCGTTCTACGCGCCGGTGGTGCTGCGCTTTGTCACCTACGGCATCACCGTGCCGGACGACGCGCAGCGTTACATGGAGACGGTGCTGGCACTGCCGCCCGTGCAGGAATGGATCGAGGCCGGCCGCGCCGAGCCGTGGGAATTGCATTTCTGA